GGGAGGTCGGGCAGGTCCCCGATCGACCGACGGTCGGTGTCGACGGTCTGGCGCGGAGCGCTCCGTCCGAAGGCCCGGAAGATCCCGGCGCGTGCCAGCAGCCAGATCAGCACGACGAGGCCCACGATGATGACCAGGGCCGCCACGGGCAGCCGCCTCCTCCCGGGGCCGGTGGCCCCGTCGACCGGGGGCGCCCTCGACCGGCACCCCCACTCCCATCGGCGCGGCGGCTGGGGACTTTCGGCCGATGGGCCCACATTGTGACGCAACGGGGTGGGCGCCCGGGCTCACCGGCTAAATCCGACTTGAGAGGTCGGGAATTGGCCGCTACCGTCGGCGCCGATGCCTTCCCCGCCCGACGTGCGGCGTGATGTCCGTTCCCCGCACGCCGTCGACCTGGATCACGTGTCGAAGGTCTTCGGCCACGGCCCCGATGCCGTCCACGCCCTCGACGACGTCACGCTCCGGGTGTCGCCGGGGGAGTTCGTGTGCCTCGTCGGGGCGTCGGGATGCGGCAAGACGACGCTGCTGCACCTCGTGGCCGGGCTGGACACGCCGACGGCGGGCCGGATCGGGGTCCAGGGCGGGCGGGCGACGGTCATGTTCCAGGAGTCGGCGCTCTTCCCGTGGCTCACCGTGGCCGGCAACGTCGAGTTGGCGCTGACCCTGCGATCGATGTCGGCGACCCACCGGGCGGAGACGGTGGCGGCGCTGCTCGACATGGTCCACCTCACCGATTTTGCCGACAGGCGCCCCCACGAGCTCTCCGGCGGGATGAGCCAGCGGGTGGCCCTCGCCCGGGCTCTCGCCCAGCAGGCCGAGGTGCTCCTGATGGACGAGCCCTTCGGCGCCCTCGACGCGGTGACCCGCGACGTCCTCCACGAGGAGCTGTGCCGCCTGTGGGCCGACACGGGCCTCACCGTGCTCTTCGTCACGCACAACGTGCGTGAGGCCGTCCGCCTGGGCGACCGCGTCGTGCTGCTGTCGAGCCGCCCGGGTCGCATCGTGGAGGAGTTCGACGTCGACATCGACCGCCCCCGGAGGATCGAGTCGCACGAGGTCGCCGACCTCTCGGTCG
This Acidimicrobiia bacterium DNA region includes the following protein-coding sequences:
- a CDS encoding ABC transporter ATP-binding protein translates to MPSPPDVRRDVRSPHAVDLDHVSKVFGHGPDAVHALDDVTLRVSPGEFVCLVGASGCGKTTLLHLVAGLDTPTAGRIGVQGGRATVMFQESALFPWLTVAGNVELALTLRSMSATHRAETVAALLDMVHLTDFADRRPHELSGGMSQRVALARALAQQAEVLLMDEPFGALDAVTRDVLHEELCRLWADTGLTVLFVTHNVREAVRLGDRVVLLSSRPGRIVEEFDVDIDRPRRIESHEVADLSVEITGCLMAEVKRHVPH